A genomic region of Desulfosarcina ovata subsp. ovata contains the following coding sequences:
- the tuf gene encoding elongation factor Tu, translating to MAKEKFERTKPHVNVGTIGHIDHGKTTLTAAITKLSGMRGMADFIPFDEIDKAPEEKERGITIATAHVEYETATRHYAHVDCPGHADYIKNMITGAAQMDGAILVVGADDGPMPQTREHILLARQVGVPRIIVFLNKCDMVDDEELIELVELELRELLDKYEFPGDDTPIIRGSALKALESDSVDAEEAKCIFELLDAIDSYIPEPERDVDKPFLMPIEDVFSISGRGTVVTGRVERGIIHVGDNVEIVGIRETAKTVCTGVEMFRKLLDEGQAGDNIGVLLRGTKRDEVERGQVVAAPGSITPHTKFKAEAYILSKEEGGRHTPFFNGYRPQFYFRTTDVTGILNLPEGVEMVMPGDNVAITAELITPIAMEKELRFAIREGGRTVGAGVVSEIIE from the coding sequence ATGGCGAAGGAAAAATTTGAGAGGACAAAGCCGCATGTCAACGTAGGTACGATCGGGCATATCGACCATGGCAAGACGACCCTGACGGCAGCGATCACCAAGCTGAGCGGGATGCGTGGGATGGCGGATTTCATTCCGTTCGACGAGATTGACAAGGCGCCCGAGGAGAAGGAGCGGGGGATCACGATTGCCACGGCCCACGTGGAGTACGAGACGGCCACTCGCCATTACGCGCACGTGGACTGCCCGGGCCATGCGGACTACATCAAGAACATGATTACCGGCGCCGCCCAGATGGACGGAGCGATTCTGGTGGTGGGCGCCGACGACGGCCCGATGCCCCAGACCCGTGAGCACATTCTTCTGGCCCGCCAGGTGGGTGTTCCCCGGATCATCGTCTTTTTGAACAAATGCGACATGGTGGATGATGAAGAGCTGATCGAGCTGGTGGAGCTGGAGTTGCGGGAGCTTCTGGACAAGTACGAGTTTCCCGGTGACGACACGCCGATCATCCGGGGGAGCGCATTGAAGGCGCTGGAGAGTGACAGTGTGGACGCGGAAGAAGCGAAGTGCATTTTCGAGCTTCTGGATGCGATTGACAGCTATATTCCGGAGCCGGAGCGTGACGTGGACAAACCGTTTTTGATGCCGATCGAAGACGTGTTCAGCATTTCCGGCCGGGGTACCGTGGTAACGGGCCGTGTGGAGCGCGGCATCATCCATGTGGGTGACAACGTAGAGATCGTTGGTATCCGCGAAACCGCCAAGACGGTATGTACCGGAGTGGAGATGTTCCGCAAGCTGCTTGATGAAGGTCAGGCGGGGGACAACATCGGCGTATTGCTGCGCGGCACCAAGCGTGACGAAGTCGAACGCGGCCAGGTGGTGGCGGCACCGGGATCGATTACGCCGCACACGAAGTTCAAAGCCGAGGCGTACATTCTGAGCAAGGAAGAAGGAGGCCGTCACACCCCGTTTTTCAACGGTTATCGTCCGCAGTTTTATTTCCGGACCACGGACGTGACGGGGATTTTGAATCTTCCCGAGGGTGTTGAGATGGTGATGCCCGGTGACAACGTGGCCATCACGGCGGAGCTGATCACGCCGATCGCCATGGAGAAAGAGCTTCGGTTTGCCATCCGTGAGGGCGGTCGTACGGTCGGCGCCGGTGTCGTCAGCGAAATTATTGAATAG
- the secE gene encoding preprotein translocase subunit SecE, translating to MGRLLRKKDSTKKIRKTQSADEVGRDQNSPAVQVGAPPAAKKSYTPASKPTVAKEKNIIDKSIQFLREVKVELKKVTWPSKKQTMGSTVVVLVIVTIISLFLGVVDAGLSGLIRAVLQ from the coding sequence ATGGGACGGTTACTTCGAAAAAAAGATTCGACCAAAAAGATCAGAAAAACGCAATCTGCGGATGAAGTCGGCCGGGATCAGAATTCCCCTGCTGTCCAGGTGGGTGCGCCACCAGCAGCCAAAAAGAGCTATACACCGGCAAGCAAACCCACGGTTGCCAAAGAAAAGAACATCATCGACAAATCGATCCAGTTTCTCCGCGAAGTCAAGGTGGAGCTGAAAAAGGTCACTTGGCCGTCAAAGAAGCAGACCATGGGGTCAACGGTGGTGGTGCTGGTCATCGTGACCATTATATCGCTGTTTCTCGGTGTTGTCGACGCTGGGCTTTCCGGCCTTATCCGTGCCGTATTGCAATAA
- the nusG gene encoding transcription termination/antitermination protein NusG: MAKKWYIVHVYSGFENKVKASLDEKIATSPNPSKFDKVLVPTEEIVELVKGKRRTSSRKFYPGYLLVRMDLDDETWHIVNNTPKVTGFLGGREKPTPISDEEADAILNRMEAGKNQPQPKYFFETGDEIRVIDGPFTNFNGTVEEVNPEKGKIKVLVSIFGRSTPVELDFVQVMKL, encoded by the coding sequence GTGGCAAAAAAATGGTATATCGTTCACGTGTACTCCGGTTTCGAGAACAAGGTGAAAGCGTCACTTGACGAAAAGATCGCCACCTCCCCCAATCCTTCCAAGTTCGACAAGGTGTTGGTCCCTACCGAGGAGATTGTTGAACTGGTCAAGGGGAAGCGGCGCACATCCTCGAGAAAGTTTTACCCGGGATACCTGCTGGTTCGAATGGATCTAGACGATGAAACCTGGCACATCGTGAACAATACCCCAAAAGTTACTGGTTTTCTGGGCGGTCGGGAGAAACCGACACCCATATCGGATGAGGAGGCGGATGCCATCCTGAACCGGATGGAGGCCGGCAAAAACCAGCCGCAACCCAAATACTTCTTTGAAACCGGTGACGAAATCCGTGTTATTGATGGCCCGTTTACCAATTTCAATGGCACTGTCGAAGAGGTCAATCCCGAAAAAGGGAAGATCAAGGTGCTGGTCAGTATATTTGGGCGTTCGACACCGGTGGAACTCGACTTTGTCCAGGTGATGAAGCTTTAG
- the rplK gene encoding 50S ribosomal protein L11: MAKKVMAQIKLQVEAGKANPSPPIGPALGQHGVNIMDFCKAFNARTANDAGMIIPVVITVYQDRSFTFITKTPPAAVLLKKAAKIAKGAGDPKRDRVGKVSMAQVEEIAKLKMADLNANDLAAACKIIQGTARSMGIEVQ, translated from the coding sequence ATGGCTAAAAAGGTAATGGCTCAAATCAAGCTTCAAGTCGAAGCAGGCAAGGCAAATCCGTCTCCGCCCATCGGTCCGGCTCTGGGACAACACGGTGTTAACATAATGGATTTTTGTAAAGCGTTTAATGCGCGGACCGCCAACGACGCTGGTATGATCATCCCCGTGGTTATTACTGTTTACCAGGACCGCTCCTTTACCTTCATTACCAAAACTCCGCCCGCCGCTGTTTTACTGAAAAAAGCCGCCAAGATCGCCAAGGGTGCCGGCGATCCGAAACGCGACCGTGTGGGCAAGGTGTCAATGGCTCAGGTTGAAGAGATTGCCAAGCTGAAAATGGCTGATCTAAATGCCAATGATCTTGCTGCGGCCTGTAAAATTATCCAGGGAACCGCCAGAAGCATGGGAATTGAGGTACAATAG
- the rplA gene encoding 50S ribosomal protein L1: protein MPKRGKKYKDSSIKVDSAKRYDFNEAIDTAISSSYAKFDETVDVAVRLGVDPRHADQMVRGTVVLPNGLGKEVKVLVFAKGEKETEARDAGAEFVGNEELVDKIKEGWFGFDKAIATPDMMGTVGKIGRLLGPRGLMPNAKTGTVTFDVAKTVQELKAGKIEFRVEKAGIVHAPMGKVSFGTQKIVENITAFLETILKLKPSSSKGTYLKGIAVSTTMGPGIKIDTTLVKDLVK, encoded by the coding sequence ATGCCGAAGCGTGGTAAAAAATATAAAGATTCATCAATCAAGGTCGACTCTGCCAAGCGATACGATTTCAACGAAGCGATTGATACCGCCATTTCTTCCTCCTACGCAAAATTCGATGAAACCGTCGATGTGGCCGTGCGCCTCGGGGTCGATCCTCGTCACGCCGACCAGATGGTCCGTGGCACTGTCGTGCTTCCCAATGGTTTGGGCAAGGAAGTCAAGGTCCTCGTTTTTGCCAAAGGTGAAAAAGAGACCGAAGCCAGAGACGCCGGTGCGGAATTCGTTGGTAACGAAGAACTCGTGGATAAAATCAAGGAGGGCTGGTTCGGTTTCGACAAGGCCATTGCCACGCCAGACATGATGGGAACCGTCGGAAAGATCGGCCGGCTGTTGGGCCCAAGAGGTTTGATGCCCAACGCCAAAACCGGCACCGTTACCTTTGATGTGGCCAAGACCGTGCAGGAACTGAAAGCTGGCAAAATCGAGTTCCGGGTGGAGAAAGCGGGTATCGTTCACGCACCGATGGGCAAAGTCTCCTTTGGCACCCAGAAAATCGTTGAGAATATTACCGCATTTCTCGAAACCATCTTGAAATTGAAACCTTCTTCCAGCAAGGGCACCTACCTGAAAGGGATCGCCGTCTCCACGACCATGGGACCGGGAATCAAGATCGACACAACATTAGTAAAAGATCTTGTCAAATAG
- the rplJ gene encoding 50S ribosomal protein L10: protein MDINTKKQIASDLQARFEKAALVILTDYKGLNVESMNALRRKLREAGAEYQVVKNSLLVRASEGNDVALIKDHFKGPSAIALSSTDPVAPAKILADFVKENKKFEIKVGVLNGKELDLDAIKALSTLPSREVMLAKVLSVMNAVPTSLVTALSDVPRRMLNVLQAIKDQKEAEA, encoded by the coding sequence TTGGATATTAACACAAAAAAACAGATCGCCAGTGATCTCCAGGCCCGGTTCGAAAAGGCGGCCCTTGTCATTCTTACGGATTACAAGGGACTCAACGTAGAGTCGATGAATGCGCTGCGCAGAAAGCTGCGGGAGGCGGGTGCCGAATATCAGGTTGTCAAAAATTCGTTGCTGGTCCGTGCATCCGAAGGCAACGACGTTGCGCTGATCAAAGATCACTTCAAAGGCCCCAGTGCCATCGCGCTGAGCAGTACTGACCCTGTCGCACCGGCCAAAATACTTGCCGATTTCGTAAAAGAGAACAAAAAATTCGAAATCAAGGTCGGCGTGCTCAACGGGAAAGAGCTGGATTTAGATGCGATCAAGGCGCTATCAACGCTACCATCGCGGGAAGTCATGCTGGCCAAGGTGCTCTCGGTGATGAATGCTGTGCCGACATCGCTGGTCACCGCCCTGAGCGATGTGCCGCGGCGTATGCTGAATGTGCTCCAGGCCATCAAGGACCAGAAGGAAGCCGAGGCCTGA
- the rplL gene encoding 50S ribosomal protein L7/L12 codes for MADITKADVIEFIANMSVLELSEMVKEMEEKFGVSAAAPVAMMAAGSTGEGGGAAAEEEKNEFDVVLTAAGDKKIAVIKEVRAITGLGLKEAKALVDEAPKPVKEGVAKDEAEKIKAQLEEAGAQVELK; via the coding sequence ATGGCTGATATTACCAAAGCAGATGTAATCGAGTTCATCGCTAACATGTCCGTTCTCGAACTCTCCGAGATGGTCAAGGAGATGGAAGAGAAATTCGGTGTTTCCGCTGCCGCCCCGGTGGCCATGATGGCTGCCGGCTCTACCGGCGAAGGTGGTGGTGCCGCGGCTGAAGAAGAGAAAAACGAGTTTGACGTTGTCTTGACCGCCGCCGGCGACAAGAAGATTGCGGTTATCAAAGAGGTCCGCGCCATCACCGGTCTCGGCCTCAAGGAAGCCAAGGCCCTGGTCGACGAAGCCCCCAAACCGGTTAAAGAGGGCGTGGCCAAGGATGAGGCAGAAAAGATCAAGGCTCAGCTCGAAGAGGCCGGCGCCCAGGTTGAGCTCAAATAA